In Gammaproteobacteria bacterium, a genomic segment contains:
- a CDS encoding prepilin-type N-terminal cleavage/methylation domain-containing protein, with amino-acid sequence MIAARRQGGMTMPELLITLVMAGLLMSGLAGVVSQGLQAQQQASDANTLAQQAAFAMQRMTDSVLGSRRLLLPLADNPATNWREHVREQTLPASVPEGSSTFASAVLAVTLPPSIDRDRDGWADANNDRDFLDRNNNGIRDPGEPERIDEDPGADASNDGKNGIIGIDDNGNGTIDDGAAPNAGVWVDDDEDGQQTEDVNNGEDDDGDGSVDEDSKGDISHDGSPGVAGVDDDLDGTVDEGNLNDDDEDGSHNEDWPDPVVYYLSGSKLIERLPSLADQDGDGVLTGKDFTEHVIAEHVSRFRVERVPVAAGQTVLVDLLLELTSPVNGEVVSVQTRVRVAGH; translated from the coding sequence ATGATTGCGGCCCGTCGACAAGGCGGCATGACCATGCCGGAGTTGCTCATTACGCTGGTAATGGCCGGATTGTTAATGAGTGGCCTGGCGGGCGTGGTCAGCCAGGGCCTGCAGGCACAACAACAGGCAAGTGATGCCAATACGCTGGCACAGCAGGCAGCCTTTGCCATGCAGCGCATGACTGATTCGGTACTGGGTTCGCGCCGACTGTTGTTGCCACTGGCGGATAACCCGGCCACCAACTGGCGCGAACATGTGCGCGAACAAACCCTTCCGGCGTCAGTGCCGGAAGGCAGCAGCACCTTTGCCAGCGCGGTACTGGCCGTGACGTTGCCGCCATCCATCGACCGCGACCGCGACGGCTGGGCCGATGCCAATAATGACAGGGATTTCCTGGATCGGAATAACAATGGCATCCGTGATCCCGGTGAACCGGAACGCATTGATGAAGACCCCGGTGCCGATGCCAGCAACGACGGCAAGAACGGCATTATCGGCATTGATGATAACGGTAATGGCACGATTGATGATGGCGCCGCGCCCAACGCCGGTGTCTGGGTGGATGATGACGAAGATGGTCAGCAAACAGAAGATGTCAACAACGGCGAGGATGATGACGGTGACGGTTCCGTCGACGAAGACAGCAAGGGCGATATCAGCCACGACGGTTCGCCCGGCGTGGCAGGGGTGGATGATGACCTGGACGGCACCGTCGATGAAGGCAATCTGAACGATGATGATGAAGACGGCAGCCATAACGAGGACTGGCCCGACCCGGTGGTGTATTACCTCAGTGGCAGCAAGTTGATTGAGCGCCTGCCGTCACTGGCGGATCAAGATGGTGACGGCGTCTTGACCGGAAAGGATTTCACCGAGCACGTCATTGCTGAACATGTCAGCCGCTTTCGGGTGGAACGCGTCCCGGTAGCCGCCGGGCAAACCGTGCTGGTGGACCTGCTGCTGGAATTGACCAGCCCGGTGAACGGTGAAGTGGTGAGTGTACAGACAAGGGTGCGTGTTGCCGGTCATTGA
- a CDS encoding prepilin-type N-terminal cleavage/methylation domain-containing protein codes for MRINARRQAGLSIIEVLVATVLLSIALVPMLDAIQTGVTGSGMHQSAVTDQYHLLQRAEEILAQPFAVLKAEAASLNNKNTPTSYSDSAGSERRRLVYLSFYDFGNTDGDSNPFTIMDPDIDGDGNPYTGHEVKIHSLWLRVEIEGTSMAMETMTGMRH; via the coding sequence ATGCGCATCAATGCCAGGCGGCAGGCCGGTCTCAGCATCATCGAGGTTCTTGTTGCTACCGTGCTATTGAGCATTGCGCTCGTTCCCATGCTGGATGCCATTCAAACAGGCGTGACGGGGTCCGGGATGCACCAGTCTGCCGTGACCGACCAGTATCACCTGTTGCAGCGTGCTGAGGAAATATTGGCACAACCTTTCGCTGTTCTGAAAGCGGAAGCGGCAAGTCTCAACAACAAGAATACGCCCACCAGTTATTCCGACAGCGCCGGCAGTGAGCGACGCCGGCTGGTGTACCTGTCATTTTATGATTTTGGCAATACGGACGGCGACAGCAATCCCTTCACCATCATGGACCCGGACATTGACGGTGACGGCAATCCCTATACCGGTCACGAGGTGAAGATTCATTCCTTGTGGCTGCGCGTGGAGATTGAAGGCACCAGCATGGCCATGGAAACCATGACCGGTATGCGGCACTGA
- a CDS encoding prepilin-type N-terminal cleavage/methylation domain-containing protein has protein sequence MLLKKQAGISLIEMLAVVIVLGLAASVVTPNFAATNPARLEVAAEEVAQALRYARNRAISMGSPVGYVYESSSYRMRVFNINTAMSPWAPVYDIYHPVSKKLYDIDVSAIPSAAVSNNSQSVVHIGSCNAMDQLYFDSQGMAWCTNPDTTAVREFKVVLSLDGFSRTVTLNGRSGRVTIS, from the coding sequence ATGTTATTGAAAAAACAGGCCGGGATTTCGCTGATCGAGATGCTTGCAGTTGTGATCGTCCTGGGTCTTGCAGCGTCAGTTGTCACCCCGAATTTCGCAGCTACCAATCCGGCAAGGCTGGAAGTGGCTGCGGAAGAGGTGGCCCAGGCATTGCGGTATGCACGGAATCGCGCTATCAGCATGGGCAGCCCGGTGGGTTACGTCTACGAGAGTTCCAGCTACAGGATGCGCGTATTCAACATCAATACTGCGATGTCTCCCTGGGCGCCGGTCTATGACATTTACCATCCTGTCAGCAAAAAGCTTTATGACATTGATGTATCCGCCATTCCATCGGCTGCAGTAAGTAATAATTCCCAGTCTGTTGTCCATATAGGTTCGTGCAACGCCATGGATCAACTGTATTTCGACAGCCAGGGCATGGCCTGGTGCACCAACCCGGACACCACGGCAGTCAGGGAGTTCAAGGTTGTGTTGTCGCTCGACGGGTTCAGTCGCACCGTCACGCTTAATGGCAGAAGTGGCAGGGTAACCATTAGCTAG
- a CDS encoding type II secretion system GspH family protein: MKKLMFRMEQGFTLVELLIVVIILAILAAIVVPQFASSTDDAKLSALDSTLANMRGAIDLYYQQHGKYPSAAAATGATCPGGGAAGTGAINTVQSFVDQMTRYTNSAGQSCTTRDAIFKYGPYLKKDLLPNNPLTDVNTLVVSTAGALGMTGAAVGAGWKFDNVTGQFIADDAAYDDH; the protein is encoded by the coding sequence ATGAAAAAGTTGATGTTTAGGATGGAACAGGGCTTTACGCTGGTAGAGCTGCTGATTGTGGTAATCATTTTGGCGATTCTGGCTGCTATTGTCGTACCGCAGTTCGCATCTTCTACCGACGATGCAAAACTGTCGGCCCTGGATTCGACGCTCGCCAACATGCGCGGCGCAATTGATTTGTATTACCAGCAGCATGGCAAGTACCCGAGTGCCGCCGCAGCAACCGGCGCTACCTGCCCGGGTGGCGGTGCAGCAGGAACAGGTGCAATCAATACGGTGCAGTCGTTTGTCGACCAGATGACACGTTATACGAATTCCGCAGGACAGTCTTGCACCACCCGTGATGCGATCTTCAAGTATGGTCCTTATCTCAAGAAAGACTTGCTGCCGAACAATCCTCTTACCGACGTCAATACGCTGGTTGTATCTACTGCCGGTGCACTCGGAATGACCGGTGCTGCAGTCGGGGCAGGCTGGAAATTTGATAATGTCACCGGCCAGTTCATTGCCGATGACGCGGCTTATGATGATCATTAA
- a CDS encoding type II secretion system F family protein: MPIDSKNTGSQRADLNVSGLLASLEASFRRPRSLQVTDRMFFTEQLSLLLSTGVSLVPALEAMKSQSEDQSYVAMLESMCAAISEGKSFSFALSNHPELFPPSYVNLVAASENGGFMDKVLVQLYDIDEKQQQMRSTVMSAMSYPIFLVLFSLAVVAFVLVVVFPKFEDMFKAIADQLPLSTIVLMRASDILRHYWVFVIAAIFGILALIRYWMQTESGRLQLDRAKLSIPVLKDVFVKIYLSQFLRVMGTSLANGVGIVDTLNSCRGVVQNSVFQQFITRMQNGVQDGKGIGPEFSNSKFIPPVVRQMVKTGEETGSLPLVMARISDYYDRELSKQLKTLARLAEPLMLIVMGLVVGLLVSSLILPIFKLSRAVH, translated from the coding sequence GCCCAGGAGCCTGCAAGTTACAGACAGGATGTTTTTCACCGAACAGTTATCCCTGCTGCTCAGTACCGGCGTAAGCCTGGTACCGGCACTGGAAGCGATGAAGAGTCAATCCGAGGATCAGTCATATGTCGCCATGCTCGAGTCGATGTGTGCCGCAATTTCCGAAGGAAAATCATTCTCGTTTGCGTTGTCAAATCATCCCGAACTGTTTCCCCCGTCTTATGTAAACCTGGTTGCCGCCAGTGAGAACGGCGGATTTATGGACAAGGTTCTGGTCCAGCTCTACGACATTGATGAAAAGCAGCAGCAGATGCGAAGCACGGTAATGTCAGCCATGTCATACCCGATTTTTCTTGTGTTGTTTTCCCTGGCGGTGGTGGCGTTTGTCCTGGTCGTCGTGTTTCCCAAGTTCGAGGACATGTTCAAGGCAATCGCCGATCAGTTACCGCTATCAACCATAGTGCTTATGCGAGCCAGCGACATCTTGCGGCATTACTGGGTGTTTGTGATCGCGGCAATATTCGGAATCCTTGCGTTAATACGCTACTGGATGCAAACAGAATCAGGACGCTTGCAACTTGACAGGGCAAAACTCAGCATACCTGTGTTAAAGGACGTATTTGTAAAAATATACCTGAGCCAGTTCCTGCGAGTTATGGGAACATCGCTGGCAAATGGAGTCGGTATTGTGGACACCCTGAACTCCTGCAGGGGCGTGGTTCAAAACAGCGTTTTCCAGCAGTTTATAACGAGAATGCAAAACGGCGTCCAGGATGGCAAGGGAATCGGCCCGGAGTTCAGCAACAGCAAGTTCATTCCTCCCGTTGTCAGGCAAATGGTAAAAACCGGCGAAGAAACCGGCAGCCTGCCCCTGGTTATGGCCAGGATTTCTGACTATTATGACCGCGAGTTGTCCAAGCAGTTAAAGACACTGGCAAGACTGGCAGAACCGCTGATGTTGATCGTCATGGGACTGGTTGTCGGGTTGCTCGTAAGTTCACTAATCCTTCCTATTTTCAAGCTTTCTCGCGCGGTGCATTGA